One Pochonia chlamydosporia 170 chromosome 5, whole genome shotgun sequence DNA segment encodes these proteins:
- a CDS encoding activator of hsp90 ATPase 1-like protein, translated as MSMQLTTAPSVNIGLLIRRPPHTVFEALADPSITTRFWYTKSSGRMTQGADLEWQWEMYGVSTTVHVQTVEPDRLIRFTWGMYDKERPSTVEFRLIPYQGDTYLRVVETGFTGDADNQVKRAVDSTGGFTFVISALKAALEHDVTLSVTADAFRSDLEE; from the coding sequence ATGTCAATGCAACTCACCACCGCCCCCTCCGTAAACATCGGTCTCCTCATCCGCCGTCCTCCACACACCGTCTTTGAAGCCCTCGCCGacccatccatcaccacccgCTTCTGGTACACCAAATCCTCCGGCCGAATGACCCAGGGCGCCGACCTCGAATGGCAGTGGGAAATGTACGGCGTTTCTACTACCGTGCACGTCCAGACCGTTGAGCCGGATCGTCTTATCCGCTTCACATGGGGCATGTACGACAAGGAGCGGCCGTCGACGGTGGAGTTTCGCCTTATTCCGTATCAGGGCGATACGTATTTGAGGGTCGTGGAGACGGGGTTCACGGGGGATGCGGATAATCAGGTTAAGAGGGCGGTGGACTCGACGGGCGGGTTTACCTTTGTTATAAGTGCGTTGAAGGCGGCGTTGGAGCATGATGTTACGCTGAGTGTGACGGCGGATGCGTTTCGATCTGATTTGGAGGAGTAG